Proteins from a genomic interval of Planctomycetota bacterium:
- a CDS encoding HDIG domain-containing protein, with protein sequence MALFKSDTSRRREVRKNIPRQRPALREMIGRGQVVWGLGISVLFIAAAAVIVIQSRAEPAYVPGDLIDRPVVARVSFNSLDLAATAQKRDDARRTTPDVYMQNKGFLDETRKAFAALPDLVATAASVRDVEPKLVERYGLSDEIVTELKTFHIEGGSSPAWMAMVSNLIEQLKRTAVLSNEDYQIEKVNLPPTIRIQVSDEQSPLVWEGDMVNVTDPKDVTKAAERLASSFPASLRTIVKTYMLKTAQPTYTFHPQLTEKAKDDEAAKVQDVKVDYTAGQVLIRAGTTLDDSGYRLLQQHLAAIPSRQQLLKHLGLFVLVTLVSIALIGYVISFKPRIVEKPMRGAALAVLLIGVLALTWVSRGLPSQVMTTAPIVPILLMAIIVTIAYDQRFAMGITALHGLLIGLALNLSGGNYLVMMIGALVAIVQLRQVRNRSTLGRVGFITGLVVAAGIWAVGLSERNMVVDGLINDISRESFVGFVGTMLVSFVVLGTLPFIERAFKVTTAMTLLELGDMNHPLLRRLAQAAPGTFNHSLQVATLAEAAAESVGANGLLCRVGAYYHDIGKIHKPQYFVENQAGGPSRHDKLSPAMSLLIIVGHVKDGIEMAREYGLPSVLHHFIESHHGTTLVEYFFHAARKQKSEGEQPDEVEFRYPGPKPRTREAAILMICDCVESACRAMSEPTAVRIEQLVSKLVSKRLLDGQFDQCDITLAELRLIEQSVTKSLCAIYHGRISYPAEREPAPKADKERAVAG encoded by the coding sequence ATGGCCCTGTTCAAGTCCGACACATCCCGCCGGCGTGAGGTGCGTAAGAACATTCCGCGCCAAAGGCCCGCCCTGCGCGAGATGATCGGGCGCGGGCAGGTCGTCTGGGGGCTGGGCATCAGCGTCCTGTTCATCGCCGCCGCCGCCGTCATCGTGATCCAGAGCCGCGCCGAACCAGCCTATGTGCCCGGCGACCTGATCGACCGGCCGGTCGTCGCGCGGGTCAGCTTCAACTCCCTCGATCTGGCCGCCACCGCTCAGAAGCGCGACGACGCCCGCCGCACCACCCCCGATGTCTACATGCAGAACAAGGGCTTCCTCGACGAGACGCGCAAGGCCTTCGCCGCGCTGCCCGATCTGGTCGCCACCGCTGCGAGCGTCCGCGATGTCGAGCCCAAGCTGGTCGAGCGCTACGGTCTGAGCGACGAGATCGTCACCGAACTCAAGACGTTCCACATCGAAGGCGGATCGAGCCCGGCCTGGATGGCGATGGTCAGCAATCTCATCGAGCAGCTCAAGCGCACCGCCGTGCTGAGCAACGAAGACTACCAGATCGAAAAGGTCAACCTTCCGCCGACGATCCGCATTCAGGTGTCCGATGAGCAGTCGCCCTTGGTTTGGGAAGGCGACATGGTCAACGTGACGGACCCGAAGGATGTGACCAAGGCGGCGGAGCGGCTCGCGTCTTCGTTCCCCGCGTCGCTGCGCACGATCGTCAAGACCTACATGCTCAAAACCGCTCAGCCGACCTACACCTTCCACCCGCAGCTCACCGAAAAAGCCAAGGACGATGAGGCGGCGAAGGTACAGGACGTCAAGGTCGACTACACCGCCGGCCAGGTCCTCATCCGCGCCGGCACGACGCTTGACGACAGCGGCTACCGACTCCTTCAACAGCATCTGGCCGCCATTCCGTCACGTCAGCAGTTGCTCAAGCACCTGGGCTTGTTCGTGCTGGTGACGCTTGTGTCGATCGCACTGATCGGATACGTGATTTCGTTCAAGCCGCGCATCGTCGAGAAACCCATGCGCGGCGCCGCCCTGGCTGTATTGCTCATCGGCGTTCTCGCGTTGACCTGGGTCAGCCGCGGATTGCCGTCGCAGGTCATGACCACCGCGCCGATCGTGCCCATTCTGCTCATGGCCATCATCGTCACGATCGCCTACGACCAGCGCTTCGCCATGGGCATCACCGCGCTGCACGGCCTGCTCATCGGGCTGGCTCTGAATCTGTCCGGCGGCAACTACCTCGTCATGATGATCGGGGCGCTCGTCGCCATCGTGCAGCTTCGTCAGGTCCGCAACCGCAGCACCCTCGGGCGCGTCGGGTTCATCACCGGACTCGTCGTCGCCGCCGGCATCTGGGCCGTCGGACTCAGCGAGCGCAACATGGTCGTCGACGGACTCATCAACGACATCAGCCGCGAGTCCTTCGTCGGGTTCGTCGGCACGATGCTCGTCTCGTTCGTCGTCCTCGGCACGCTGCCGTTCATCGAGCGGGCGTTCAAGGTGACCACCGCGATGACGCTGCTGGAACTGGGCGACATGAATCACCCGCTCCTGCGCCGACTCGCACAGGCCGCCCCCGGCACGTTCAACCATTCGCTTCAGGTCGCCACGCTCGCCGAAGCTGCCGCCGAATCCGTCGGCGCCAACGGCCTGCTCTGCCGCGTCGGCGCGTACTATCATGACATCGGAAAGATCCACAAGCCGCAGTATTTTGTGGAGAATCAGGCCGGCGGGCCCTCGCGGCATGACAAGCTGTCGCCCGCCATGTCGCTGCTCATCATCGTGGGCCACGTCAAGGACGGCATCGAAATGGCCCGCGAATACGGCCTGCCCTCCGTGCTGCACCACTTCATCGAATCGCACCACGGCACGACCCTCGTCGAATACTTCTTCCACGCCGCCCGCAAACAGAAAAGCGAAGGCGAGCAGCCCGACGAAGTCGAGTTCCGCTACCCCGGCCCCAAGCCCCGTACGCGCGAGGCCGCCATCCTTATGATCTGCGACTGCGTCGAAAGCGCCTGCCGCGCCATGTCCGAACCGACGGCCGTGCGCATCGAGCAGCTTGTGTCCAAGCTCGTGAGCAAGCGTCTGCTCGACGGGCAGTTCGATCAGTGCGACATCACGCTCGCCGAGCTTCGCCTCATCGAGCAGTCCGTGACCAAGAGTTTGTGCGCCATCTATCACGGACGCATCAGTTACCCCGCCGAGCGCGAACCAGCGCCCAAGGCCGACAAGGAACGCGCCGTCGCCGGCTGA
- a CDS encoding cysteine--tRNA ligase, translating to MTCKANLWHSRPRLCYRVDADEVPKMERFRSCAIPCKIRRSMSIRLYNTYSHGIEEFKPLTPRVVRMYHCGPTVYDYAHIGNFRAFVLADLLRRFFEFSGYEVHQVMNITDVGHMTEDTLADGGGLDKMELAAQRLKAAKKQGVAQVENPDDPYQVAKFFTDAFLEDARALRLKIADEEQNHMPRATAHVTQMIALIEKLIAAGHAYVGADGAVYYDVTSFPGYGQLSGNTVEKLNVGAGGRISASDQATKRNPNDFLLWKPDAKHIMKWPSPWGEGYPGWHIECSAMAMSVHGVPTLDIHTGGEDNIFPHHECEIAQSTGATGEPFARYWMHTRFLLVEGEKMSKSKGNFFTARDLFAKGVDPAALRLELMRTHYRSNMNFTMKGLEDSQRMIERWRSAAGNKDAKPQAAGESEVEREFMAALSDDLNISGALGALNKWLNTGPSDVSPLVRLDAILGVLESAKSQAASDGAEIDAKCKAIDAARAAKDYATSDRLRDELAAMGIEVQISKDGTKWRRKMQLD from the coding sequence GTGACCTGCAAGGCGAATCTGTGGCACAGCCGCCCTCGGCTGTGCTACCGCGTCGATGCGGACGAAGTTCCGAAGATGGAGCGCTTTCGATCTTGTGCCATTCCCTGTAAAATCCGCCGCTCGATGAGCATTCGACTTTACAACACGTATTCGCACGGGATCGAGGAGTTTAAGCCGCTGACGCCGCGGGTGGTGAGGATGTACCACTGTGGGCCGACGGTGTATGACTACGCGCACATCGGCAACTTCCGCGCGTTCGTGCTGGCCGATCTGCTTCGGCGGTTTTTCGAGTTCAGCGGGTACGAAGTCCATCAGGTGATGAACATCACCGACGTGGGCCACATGACCGAGGACACGCTCGCCGACGGCGGCGGGCTCGACAAGATGGAGTTGGCGGCCCAGCGCCTCAAGGCGGCGAAAAAGCAGGGCGTCGCGCAGGTCGAGAACCCCGATGACCCATACCAGGTGGCCAAGTTCTTCACCGATGCGTTTCTCGAAGACGCGCGGGCGCTGCGGCTCAAGATCGCCGACGAAGAGCAGAACCACATGCCGCGCGCGACGGCGCATGTCACGCAGATGATCGCGCTCATCGAGAAGCTCATCGCCGCCGGTCACGCCTACGTCGGGGCCGATGGCGCGGTGTATTACGATGTGACGAGCTTCCCCGGCTACGGACAGCTATCGGGCAACACGGTCGAGAAGCTCAACGTCGGCGCCGGCGGGCGCATCAGTGCGAGCGATCAGGCGACGAAGCGGAATCCGAACGATTTTCTGCTGTGGAAACCCGACGCGAAGCACATCATGAAATGGCCCAGCCCGTGGGGCGAGGGGTATCCGGGGTGGCACATCGAATGTTCGGCGATGGCGATGAGCGTGCATGGCGTGCCGACGCTCGACATCCACACCGGCGGCGAGGACAACATTTTTCCGCATCACGAATGCGAGATCGCCCAGTCCACCGGCGCGACGGGCGAGCCGTTCGCGCGGTACTGGATGCACACGCGCTTCCTGCTCGTCGAAGGCGAGAAGATGTCCAAGAGCAAGGGCAACTTCTTCACCGCCCGCGACCTGTTCGCCAAAGGCGTCGATCCGGCGGCACTGCGGCTGGAACTGATGCGAACGCATTACCGGTCGAACATGAACTTCACCATGAAGGGGCTCGAAGATTCGCAGCGCATGATTGAGCGGTGGCGCAGCGCAGCGGGGAACAAGGATGCTAAGCCGCAAGCGGCAGGGGAGAGCGAAGTCGAGCGCGAGTTCATGGCGGCGCTGTCGGATGACTTGAACATTTCGGGGGCGCTGGGGGCGCTGAACAAGTGGCTCAACACGGGGCCGAGTGATGTGTCGCCGTTGGTGCGGTTGGATGCGATTCTGGGCGTGCTTGAGAGTGCTAAGTCGCAAGCGGCATCAGATGGCGCGGAGATCGACGCCAAGTGCAAGGCGATTGACGCGGCGCGGGCGGCAAAGGACTACGCGACGTCCGACCGGCTGCGCGACGAGCTGGCGGCGATGGGCATCGAAGTGCAGATCAGCAAGGACGGCACGAAGTGGCGGCGGAAGATGCAGCTTGATTGA
- the ybeY gene encoding rRNA maturation RNase YbeY: MDSDIHPESPAHLPNPGEHIGEIDIALDVDDVHPPDTAFLEAMIRCAATILGVREIDLGVVIVDDDAMAQMHVDYLDVEGTTDVITFDLSDETDDHADACVEGELYLCLDEARRRAAAMDHPVDHELLLYAIHGLLHLLGYDDHDPADHAKMHAREDEVLTALGIGAVFARREGGDAS, translated from the coding sequence ATGGACTCCGACATACATCCCGAATCGCCCGCTCATTTGCCCAACCCTGGGGAACACATCGGTGAAATCGACATCGCGCTCGACGTCGACGACGTCCATCCGCCCGACACGGCGTTCCTCGAAGCGATGATCCGCTGCGCGGCGACGATCCTCGGCGTCCGCGAAATCGACCTCGGCGTCGTCATCGTCGACGACGACGCCATGGCGCAGATGCACGTCGACTATCTCGACGTCGAAGGCACGACCGATGTGATCACCTTCGACTTGAGCGACGAGACGGACGATCATGCGGATGCGTGCGTCGAGGGCGAACTGTATCTGTGCCTCGACGAAGCCCGCCGGCGCGCCGCGGCGATGGACCATCCCGTCGATCACGAATTGCTCCTCTATGCGATTCACGGACTGCTGCACCTGCTTGGTTACGATGACCACGACCCCGCCGATCATGCGAAGATGCACGCCCGCGAGGACGAAGTGCTTACCGCGCTGGGCATTGGCGCCGTGTTCGCCCGCCGGGAAGGGGGCGATGCGTCATGA
- a CDS encoding DUF21 domain-containing protein: MTLAHWIAFVSVVMSCFYTANNYALLDFSRSRLAALLKARGREAWVDHLDEFHDGMILITALMRTMANVAILLAMIAWITPPQEQHTWTDLGAAVVVAAVLMMVFGVAVPLSWSRHAAEPLLAFSLPILHVTYVLLRPLMAVLHAFDPLVRRLLGVPANLDDDATEAEQEILDAVSEGEKSGLVDEEQKEMIEAVVEFPTTTVEQIMTPRIAIEGVSADATLADIKAFVSEAGHSRVPVYEGDLDHIVGILYVKDLIPLLGAATAESFNLRKMLREAVFVPESKPLRDLLGQFKASKVHLAMVLDEYGGTAGLVTIEDVIEEIVGEIHDEHEPVDEEMPAIERVDPTVFEVDGRVRIDDVNDELQVSIPEDEDYDTIGGFVFATLGRIPDMGESFDYDNLRITISEAEKTRVAKVKIEVLDRTEQPSEATE, encoded by the coding sequence ATGACCCTCGCGCATTGGATTGCCTTCGTCTCGGTCGTGATGAGCTGCTTCTATACCGCGAATAATTACGCGCTGCTGGACTTCTCGCGCTCGCGCCTGGCGGCGCTCCTCAAGGCCAGGGGCCGCGAGGCGTGGGTCGATCATCTGGACGAGTTTCACGATGGGATGATCCTCATCACCGCGCTGATGCGCACGATGGCCAATGTGGCGATTCTGCTGGCGATGATCGCGTGGATCACCCCGCCGCAGGAACAGCACACGTGGACGGACCTGGGCGCGGCGGTGGTGGTGGCGGCGGTGCTGATGATGGTGTTCGGCGTGGCGGTGCCGCTGTCGTGGAGCCGGCACGCCGCTGAGCCGCTGCTGGCGTTTTCCCTGCCGATTCTGCATGTGACCTACGTCCTGCTGCGACCGCTCATGGCCGTGTTGCACGCGTTCGACCCGCTGGTTCGCCGCCTGCTGGGCGTGCCCGCCAATCTCGATGACGACGCCACCGAAGCCGAGCAGGAAATCCTCGACGCGGTGAGCGAAGGCGAGAAGTCCGGCCTCGTCGACGAAGAGCAGAAGGAAATGATCGAAGCCGTCGTGGAGTTCCCGACGACGACCGTCGAGCAGATCATGACCCCGCGCATCGCCATCGAAGGCGTCAGCGCCGACGCCACCCTCGCCGACATCAAGGCCTTCGTCTCTGAAGCCGGCCACTCCCGCGTGCCGGTGTACGAAGGCGACCTCGATCACATCGTCGGCATCCTGTATGTCAAGGACCTGATCCCGCTCTTGGGCGCCGCCACCGCCGAGTCGTTCAACCTCCGCAAAATGCTGCGCGAAGCCGTGTTCGTCCCCGAGTCCAAACCGCTGCGCGATCTGCTGGGCCAGTTCAAGGCGTCGAAAGTGCATCTGGCGATGGTGCTCGACGAATACGGCGGAACCGCCGGGCTCGTCACCATCGAAGACGTCATCGAGGAAATCGTCGGCGAAATCCACGATGAGCACGAACCCGTCGACGAGGAAATGCCCGCCATCGAACGCGTCGACCCGACCGTCTTCGAAGTTGACGGCCGCGTCCGCATCGACGATGTCAACGATGAACTGCAAGTGAGCATCCCCGAAGACGAAGACTACGACACCATCGGCGGTTTCGTCTTCGCCACCCTCGGCCGCATCCCCGACATGGGCGAGTCCTTCGACTACGACAACCTGCGCATCACCATCAGTGAGGCCGAGAAAACGCGCGTCGCGAAGGTGAAGATCGAAGTCCTCGACCGCACCGAACAGCCGTCGGAAGCGACGGAGTGA
- a CDS encoding competence/damage-inducible protein A, which produces MQAVILSIGDELVLGQTVDTNAAWLSARLVEWGIMTRWHLTVADDQAAITDAILDAASEARLVLITGGLGPTDDDLTRQALAAAMNVPLVLDAESLSHIETFFRGRGRPMAERNKVQALLPRGARALRNEAGTAPGIEAHIGATRVFVMPGVPGEMIHLFDRHIAPALDAWPDAGDSVILTATLHCLGRGESDIAQILGDRMARDRNPLVGTTVANGFIGVRVRSQFPTRAQAADELEAAIADLRQALGPLVVGRDHESLPQIVGDLLRSRNKTLATAESCTAGLIGKYLTDPPGSSAYYLGGNIVYSNAAKHRDLDVPLDMLEQHGAVSEPVAKALAENVRAKFDVDYALAVTGIAGPTGGTPDKPVGLVYLALADRRQPTLIHRVIFPGDRDMVRDRTAKAALNMLRLRLLDS; this is translated from the coding sequence ATGCAAGCCGTCATTCTCTCCATCGGCGACGAGCTCGTCCTCGGGCAGACCGTCGACACCAATGCCGCTTGGCTCTCGGCCCGGCTCGTTGAATGGGGCATCATGACGCGCTGGCATCTGACCGTCGCCGACGATCAGGCCGCCATCACCGATGCGATTCTCGATGCGGCTAGCGAAGCCAGACTGGTGCTCATCACCGGCGGCCTCGGCCCGACCGACGACGATCTGACGCGACAGGCCCTCGCCGCCGCGATGAACGTCCCGCTTGTCCTTGACGCCGAGTCGCTTTCGCACATCGAAACATTTTTCCGCGGGCGCGGGCGTCCGATGGCCGAACGCAACAAGGTGCAGGCGCTTTTGCCACGGGGCGCCCGGGCGCTGCGCAACGAAGCGGGGACCGCACCGGGCATCGAAGCCCACATCGGCGCGACGCGCGTTTTCGTCATGCCCGGCGTGCCCGGAGAGATGATCCATCTGTTCGATCGTCATATCGCCCCCGCTCTCGACGCCTGGCCCGACGCCGGCGACTCCGTCATTCTCACCGCCACCCTGCACTGCCTCGGCCGCGGCGAATCCGACATCGCTCAAATCCTCGGCGACCGCATGGCCCGCGATCGCAACCCGCTCGTCGGCACGACCGTCGCCAACGGGTTCATCGGCGTCCGCGTCCGCTCGCAATTTCCCACACGCGCTCAGGCCGCCGACGAACTCGAAGCGGCGATCGCGGATCTTCGCCAGGCGCTGGGCCCGCTTGTCGTCGGTCGCGACCATGAATCTCTCCCGCAGATCGTCGGCGACCTGCTCCGCTCGCGGAACAAAACGCTCGCCACCGCCGAATCCTGCACCGCCGGGCTCATCGGCAAATACCTCACCGACCCTCCCGGCTCCAGCGCCTACTACCTCGGCGGCAACATCGTCTACTCCAACGCCGCCAAACATCGTGACCTCGATGTCCCACTCGACATGCTCGAACAACACGGCGCCGTGAGCGAACCCGTCGCGAAGGCCCTCGCCGAAAATGTCCGCGCGAAGTTCGATGTGGACTACGCTCTGGCCGTCACCGGCATCGCCGGCCCGACTGGCGGAACGCCCGACAAACCCGTCGGTCTCGTCTACCTCGCCCTCGCCGATCGCAGGCAGCCGACACTCATCCACCGCGTCATCTTTCCCGGCGATCGCGACATGGTCCGCGACCGCACCGCCAAAGCCGCCCTCAATATGCTTCGCCTGCGCCTCCTCGATTCTTGA
- a CDS encoding AAA family ATPase has protein sequence MELTINLPQDADRVALLGAAERNLKIIREGLGVAISARDGAVRVSGDDNSVSQAVEVINELTEAARRRQPMSRVDLLERIHRAAARREGEGQPWIDDHLTMDVYARGQRVEAKTAGQRRYIEAIRGHDLVFCSGPAGTGKTYLAVAAAVSMLKRGTVRKLVLARPAVEAGEKLGFLPGDMQAKVNPYLRPLLDALHDMMSFEQVQRFMHSDLIEIVPLAFMRGRTLNDAAIILDEAQNTTKSQMLMFLTRLGHGSKMIVTGDTSQTDLDEGETSGLVDAARRLMRVPGVCFTTLDRQDIVRHSLVERIVLAYGPESQAQ, from the coding sequence TTGGAACTGACCATCAATCTGCCGCAGGATGCGGACCGGGTGGCCCTGCTGGGGGCGGCGGAACGCAATCTGAAAATCATCCGCGAGGGGCTGGGCGTCGCCATCAGCGCGCGCGATGGCGCGGTGCGTGTCAGCGGGGATGACAACTCCGTTTCGCAGGCGGTGGAAGTCATTAATGAACTGACCGAAGCGGCGCGGCGGCGGCAGCCGATGAGCCGGGTTGATCTGTTGGAGCGGATTCATCGGGCGGCCGCGCGGCGCGAGGGGGAGGGTCAGCCGTGGATCGATGATCATTTGACGATGGACGTCTACGCCCGGGGTCAGCGCGTCGAAGCCAAGACGGCCGGTCAGCGGCGCTACATCGAAGCGATTCGCGGGCACGATCTGGTGTTCTGCTCGGGTCCGGCGGGGACGGGCAAGACGTACCTTGCGGTGGCGGCGGCGGTGTCGATGCTCAAACGCGGCACGGTGCGGAAACTCGTGCTGGCGCGGCCGGCGGTCGAAGCGGGCGAGAAGCTGGGCTTTCTGCCCGGCGACATGCAGGCGAAGGTCAATCCGTACCTGCGCCCGCTGCTCGATGCGCTGCACGACATGATGAGTTTCGAGCAGGTGCAGCGCTTCATGCACAGCGATCTGATCGAGATCGTGCCGCTGGCGTTCATGCGCGGGCGGACGCTCAACGACGCCGCGATCATCCTTGATGAAGCTCAGAACACGACCAAGAGCCAGATGCTCATGTTCCTGACGCGCCTGGGACACGGATCGAAAATGATCGTGACCGGCGACACGAGCCAGACGGACCTCGACGAAGGAGAAACCAGCGGACTCGTCGATGCGGCGCGGCGGCTGATGCGCGTGCCGGGCGTGTGCTTCACCACGCTGGATCGGCAAGATATTGTGCGTCATAGTCTTGTGGAACGCATCGTCCTGGCCTACGGGCCCGAGTCCCAGGCCCAATAA